From a region of the Clupea harengus chromosome 9, Ch_v2.0.2, whole genome shotgun sequence genome:
- the fbxo46 gene encoding F-box only protein 46 → MNRDTFSHIRLWCPRPFGTYSQNKPFGGGTAPAPSLCKVDAAGRTSIEGGGVNGPEDDDEEDAGTENTPPTSDNNMEAPPPPAPPSPTTTQVEDGRVLLDTWYVIKPGNTKEKIAFFVAHQFSGTGLPRPSAMKVKGNWATDCTKAKRRRRCSSYDPPVRAPSESSPADTVPADEGLGGVSETDLLSVAEMVALVEQRTAMALQGMVVQGQTTSIPSHPLHPQGNTVAPGSDSDPTPVFYMSEDTSSLPDSSSDLEQQELEEQQLNDSRRVAQAVAHFEAQQSTLENVPEKDGVPIHPGEQMGGAPPTHGRGEVRIAFRVSSLDSRSQSEPAGRPRCMFMSCGSGGAQTGARSKEKITCDLYQLVSPSSRDPGLLLAGSQKADAHGDTHPDRPPSASSTPDPNPDPVEKKNVSRERVTGFHVEVVVTGAVDQCVFYGKDSTENVQEETVCFAKPGGGGGSSDTSEDPPPGQLFFLQSPTPDEEVMGVNSSGLCSMDCANNNNNGPAGGKSSGGGNGTVIGAAERPDSPLVDDGTGNSESSSLCRLYRHVSHDFLEIRFQIQRLLEPRQYMLSLPDHIMVNIFGYLPTRSLAALKCTCHDFKALIETYGVRATDSRWNQDPLYRDDPCKQCKRQFERGDVSLCRWHPKPYHHDLPYGRSYWMCCRRTDKDTPGCRVGLHDNNWVQPCDLVQTRSKRDDGR, encoded by the coding sequence ATGAACCGCGACACCTTCTCCCACATCCGGCTGTGGTGCCCGCGCCCCTTCGGCACCTACTCGCAGAACAAGCCATTTGGAGGGGGCACCGCACCTGCCCCCTCGCTCTGCAAGGTAGACGCTGCGGGCAGAACGTCCATAGAAGGGGGTGGCGTAAACGGGccagaggatgatgatgaggaggatgcCGGTACAGAGAACACCCCTCCGACTTCGGATAACAACATGGAGGCCCCACCGCCGCCAGCACCCCCGTCCCCCACCACCACGCAGGTGGAGGACGGCCGGGTTCTGCTGGACACCTGGTATGTCATCAAACCGGGTAACACCAAGGAGAAGATCGCCTTCTTCGTGGCGCACCAGTTTAGTGGCACGGGGCTGCCCAGGCCCAGCGCCATGAAGGTGAAGGGCAACTGGGCCACCGACTGCACTAAGGCCAAGCGGCGGCGACGCTGCTCCTCCTACGACCCCCCTGTCCGGGCCCCCAGCGAGTCCTCGCCTGCCGACACCGTGCCTGCGGACGAGGGCCTGGGGGGTGTCAGCGAGACGGACCTGCTGTCCGTGGCCGAGATGGTGGCTCTGGTGGAGCAGCGCACAGCCATGGCCTTACAGGGCATGGTGGTCCAGGGGCAGACCACCTCTATACCCAGccatcccctccacccccagggGAACACCGTCGCCCCGGGCTCCGACTCGGACCCCACCCCGGTGTTCTACATGTCCGAGGACACCTCCTCTCTGCCGGACTCCAGCAGCGatctggagcagcaggagctggaggagcagcagctgaATGATAGCCGGCGCGTCGCCCAGGCCGTGGCGCACTTTGAGGCGCAGCAGAGCACGCTGGAGAATGTGCCCGAGAAAGATGGGGTGCCCATCCACCCCGGGGAGCAGATGGGTGGCGCTCCTCCGACCCACGGCCGGGGCGAAGTCCGGATTGCCTTCCGAGTGTCTAGCCTGGACTCTCGCTCCCAGTCGGAACCGGCCGGTCGACCCCGCTGTATGTTCATGAGCTGCGGGTCGGGCGGAGCTCAGACCGGGGCGCGGTCCAAAGAAAAGATCACCTGCGACCTCTATCAGCTGGTCAGTCCTTCATCTCGAGACCCTGGTCTCCTTTTAGCTGGCTCCCAAAAGGCAGACGCTCATGGGGACACTCACCCCGACCGGCCCccctcagcctcctccaccccAGACCCTAACCCAGACCCTGTGGAGAAGAAGAATGTTTCTCGCGAGCGTGTGACTGGATTCCACGTGGAGGTAGTGGTCACTGGTGCGGTGGACCAGTGCGTTTTCTACGGTAAGGACAGCACAGAGAATGTCCAGGAGGAGACGGTGTGTTTCGCCAAACCGGGAGGAGGGGGCGGCTCTTCAGACACCTCGGAGGACCCCCCGCCCGGTCAGCTCTTCTTCCTGCAATCCCCCACCCCTGATGAGGAAGTCATGGGCGTGAATAGCAGCGGCCTGTGTTCTATGGACTGcgctaacaacaacaacaacgggcCAGCCGGGGGCAAGAGCAGTGGCGGCGGTAACGGGACGGTAATCGGAGCCGCTGAGCGGCCCGACTCGCCACTCGTGGACGACGGCACGGGCAACTCCGAGTCGTCCTCGCTGTGCCGCCTCTACCGCCACGTCTCGCACGACTTCCTGGAGATCCGCTTCCAGATCCAGCGGCTGCTGGAGCCGCGGCAGTACATGCTCTCGCTCCCCGACCACATCATGGTGAACATCTTCGGCTACCTGCCCACGCGCTCGCTCGCCGCGCTCAAGTGCACGTGCCATGACTTCAAGGCGCTCATCGAGACGTACGGCGTGCGCGCCACGGACTCGCGCTGGAACCAGGACCCGTTGTACCGCGACGACCcctgcaagcagtgcaagcggCAGTTCGAGCGGGGCGACGTGTCGCTCTGCCGCTGGCACCCCAAACCTTACCACCACGACTTGCCTTACGGACGCTCCTACTGGATGTGCTGCCGGCGCACCGACAAAGACACTCCCGGCTGTCGCGTGGGCCTGCACGACAACAATTGGGTGCAGCCGTGCGACCTGGTGCAGACGCGCTCGAAGCGGGACGACGGGAGGTAA